A region of Chitinophaga horti DNA encodes the following proteins:
- a CDS encoding cupin domain-containing protein: MQRRNFLLTAVLASPTLAISNSLFTDRNPKGFVIRNGESRFGEKTTVGLSPNNIKVSSKDTDAQLTVFDYTGREKGGPPLHLHPHQDETFYIVEGRYLFQVGEEQFTLQAGDTIFLPRNVPHTFAQLTDQGKMFFFFQPSGKMEDFFRAIGALKGVPTPEEGARIFAAHDMKVVGPPLLIS, translated from the coding sequence ATGCAAAGAAGAAACTTCCTGCTGACCGCTGTACTGGCCAGTCCGACCCTCGCTATCAGCAACAGCCTTTTCACCGATAGGAATCCAAAAGGGTTCGTGATCCGAAATGGGGAAAGCCGCTTTGGCGAAAAGACGACTGTTGGCCTCAGCCCTAACAATATTAAGGTATCGTCAAAGGATACGGACGCACAACTGACGGTATTCGACTATACGGGCAGAGAAAAAGGCGGTCCACCATTACACCTTCACCCCCACCAGGACGAAACGTTTTACATCGTGGAAGGCCGCTACCTCTTCCAGGTAGGCGAAGAACAGTTCACCTTACAGGCGGGTGATACGATATTTCTACCGAGAAATGTGCCGCACACTTTTGCGCAGCTGACGGACCAGGGCAAAATGTTTTTCTTCTTCCAGCCATCCGGTAAAATGGAAGACTTCTTTCGGGCGATTGGCGCTTTGAAAGGCGTACCAACACCGGAAGAAGGGGCACGGATCTTTGCAGCGCATGATATGAAAGTGGTGGGACCGCCACTGCTTATTTCATGA